GGCTCCACAGCGCCTTGCTCGCGGGGAAATCCCTCTCCAGCTGGCGGACCGTCACCTCGCTGGTGAGGCTGCGCAACCAGACGGCAAGGACGTCCGCCTGGCGTGTTCGTCCGCGTAACGGGCTTAGGCCGTGTCCGGCGGATCATGTGGCCGTGATGGCACCAAGTTAGTTCTCGCGGGCCGGACTGCGCCCGGTTGCGAGGCGTTTCTGCCCCTCGGGCATGGGCAGGACCGCCAGTGCGGTGTCTGCAATGTTCCGCAGCGTCTCCGGGTCCAGGCCGGCCTTGCCTACCGCCTCGATACCGCGGACCACCGTCAACAGCAGTGCCGCCAACCGCTCCGGATCCGCAGCGCTATCGATGTCGCCGTGGCGCTGGGCGGCGCTGATCTCCGTCCGCAGCAGGGTCAGCAGTGCCGTCATGGTCTCGGCCGACCGTCCGGCGACCGTCGGATCGTGCTGGGCCAGTTCCGCCGCGCCCTTGGCCAACAGGCACCCGCGGCGCTCGGCGTCGGAGGCGGTGTTCTCCGCCATTAGGTGCACGTATCCCGACAGCCGGGCCAAGGCCTCTGCGTCCGGGCCACCTGCCAGCCGCCCTTCGGCCACCTCAACGACTGCGGTGCACCAGTCGCCAAACACGCGGTGGAACAGCTTGCCCTTGTCGCCGAATGCGCCGTACAGGCTGCCCTTGCCCAGGCCGGTCGCCTGGGCGATGTCGTCCATCCGGGTTCCTGCATAGCCGGTCGCCCAGAACTGTTCCCGGGCCCGCTCCAGGACTTGGCGTTCGTCGAATGCGCGTGGTCTCGGCATGGTTTCAGCCTAACCATTCTTGACTCGATCGTCCATTACTGACTACGTTATGGACGATCCATTCCATAACTGAAGGGGTTCGACATGCCAGGCGTGCTGCAGGAGAAGGTGGCTGTGATCACCGGAGGGACCAGCGGGATCGGGCTGGCCATCGCCCATTGCTTCGTCCGGGAGGGCGCACGGGTCTTCGTGACCGGCCGGGACATCGACCGCCTCGAAGCGGCAGTCAAGGAGATTGGTCCTGCGGCCACCGGCGTACGATCCGACGTCTCGGTCCTGGCCGACCTGGACGCGCTCTACGCGCGAGTCCGCGAGGAGGCCGGACGCATCGACGTGCTGGTGGCCAACGCGGGAATCGTCGCGGACGCCGCGCTCGGCGCCCACACCGAGGCGAACGTCGACCTGACGCTCGCCGTCAACGTCAAGGGCCCACTATTCACCGTCCAGAAGGCGCTTCCGCTGCTGGCGGAGAACGCCTCCATCCTGGTCATCGGCTCAAGCAACAGCGTGCGCCCCAATGAGCACCTCGAGGTCTACAGCGCCTCGAAGGCAGCCTTGAGCAACCTCGTGCACAACTGGGCCCGGCAATCGCGAGAGCGTCGATTCCGGGTCAACGTCCTCAGCCCGGGACCCACGCGGACGCCTGCCCTGCTGCGCGCCGCGGGGCCGGACGTCGACCGGTTCGCCGAGGCCGTCGTGCCACTGGGGCGGCTGGCCGACGCCGAGGAAATCGCCGAGGCCGCCCTCTTCCTGGCTTCGGACGCCTCGTCGTTCGTCACCGGCGCCGAACTCTTCGCCGACGGCGGCTACACCCGGGCCTGAACGACGGCCGGTGGTGCGCATCCCGTTCCCTCGAAGCGATGGGGCGCACTCCCGGCCGCGTGTGCGTCGTACGAGGCCCAGTGCGCTCGAAGCAACGAGATCGTGGCCGCGGCCTCTTGGGATGACGTCGGCCGCCACCCCGACTGCCGGTCCGGCAACGCCGGCCTCCGCTGGGTGCTCATCCATCTCGTCGAGGAGACCGGACGGCACGCGGGGCACGCGGACATCGTGCCCAGGTCGCCGCTCTTGCCGCTGACAACGACCTTCGTGCAGCCGTCCCGCCGGCACAGACCGGCGACATACATCTCGAAGTCCTGCCACGACAGCGCGTCGACCTCGGCCATCGACAACTCCCGCGCCCGGGCCTCCTCCTGTGCCCGCCACTGCCGGTCCTCACCGATCGCGAGGCGGTGCGCGCGCAGCAGCGCCCAGCCGGCCCCGCACACCACGACCGCGCCAAGCACGCCCGCGAGGACGGGCCACACCGCCGCCCAGTGCCCGGCCGCCCACACCACGGCGACCGCTGCCGCCACCGCGCCCCAGCCCTGCAGCTGCCTGCGCGTCCGCTTCCTCAAGCGCCGTCGTCGCTGTGCTGCCATCACTCCCCCGCTCCCCCCTGGCCGTGCACCCGCAGTGTGAAAGCCCTCCCCGGCCCCGGCAAGAGGACGTGGCCGCCGCGCGGAGGCAGGGCGCCTGCTCTGACTCCTGCAGCAGTGGCCCTGACTTCGGCACCGCCCACATCTCCGAGTCCGGCGGACAGAACAAGGTCGCCCAAACTAAGCGCGGGATCGCCAAAGCCCCTACCGTCAACGGGCTCACCGTCCTCAACGCCCCCCACTTCACAACCATGACCGAACGCACCGACGCCCGCCCGATCGCCTACGGCCTGGACGCACACTCCCGCTTCGCTGACTTCATCCAGTTCGCGGCGACGCGTCGCACGGAGGTCAGCAGATAGACGCGTACGGCGTGCTCGGGACCGGAGCCGCCGCGCACCGCCTGGAGCACGCGGGCGAAGACCTCGGCGGTGAGGTCGTCGGCAGTGTGCGCGTCCCGGCAGCAGGTGCGGGCGTAGCGGCGCACGGCGTCCGCGTGGCGCCGGTACAGCTCCTCGTACGCCGTGTCGTCACCGGCGCGCATCCGCTCGATCAACGAGGCGTCGGCCGCCGACATCTCCAGCGGGGGCGGCAGCACACTGCCCTCGCCGGGATCGCCACCCTGATCCGCAATCGCAGCCTCGAGTGACTCGTCCCGCCCCTCAACACTCATCGCGAAAAGCCCCCGCCAAACGACTCTCCGTCGAGGACGTTCCGAATCTGCGCGACGTCGTCGTGGTCGATGACGGGGTAGCTCTGCACGATGGTGTCTTTGGTGTCGGGATCCTCGTACAGCGTGGGGCACTTGCCCTCCTTGCTGTGGTGCCCAGCATGTGGAGCTGTGGGGTCATGGGTCTGTTTCCCGTCTCATGCCATGGCGGGGAGCCCCGGCATGGTTTTGTGTCAGTGCTTGGGTAGCGAGGCGTCGTCGCGCGCAATGGCCGGGCCCATACGCGGATGTGCTCGGCGCCAGGCACCCCTCGGTGCTTGTCGTGTATGCGGGTCAGCTGGGCCGGGGGTAGTGGCGAGCGAGTGTCGTCCGCTCCTCTTCCGCCCGTCCGGGGACGAGCCGACCGGCTGTTTCCCACTGCCGGGCGAGTTCGGTGAAGATCGGCTCCAGGTCGGGGCGCAGAACCGCTTCATGGCCTCTGTGCCGCGCACGGATGACGGGCGTGAACCGCATCGTCGTCGTGGCCCCGTCGGGCTCGAAGCCGTTCGGGTCATCGGGTTGGCCTGAGTACGTCATGGTCTTCCTGTTCTCCGTCGGCTGCCCGCCGGTCAGCCCAGTGATACGCGCGGGCCAGGCCGTACGGTGGCGCGGTGTGCCGGCGGCCTCAGCCGCCGGGACACCGCTGATGAGGGGACTGGGCCCGTCGGCCCCGGGCCTGGACTCGTGGCTGTGGCCAAGCCTCCAGCGGTCCACAGCTGTGCCGGGGCGAGCTGGAGAGGCCGTCAGGTGAGCTGGCAGCCGAGTTCGTCCAGGGTGCGTGCGGTCGTGGAGAGGGGGTAGCGGGCGGCGTTCGCGTATCCGGCCTGCCGCAGGGCGGGCAACAGTCCGGGGGCGGTCCGCAGCCGCTCGAGATCGCGGGCGAGGGGAGCGGTGCGGGTGAAGTCGGTCGCCATCCCGGAGCCGGCCAGGGTCTCGGTGAGACCCGGAACAGGCTGGTAGAGGACGGGCAGCCCGCAAGCCTGGGCTTCGAGGGTCACCAACCCCATGGCTTCCAGAGCGAGCGCCGGCTTCACCAGCACGTCGTGCTCGGTGAAGGCGCGCCACAGCTGCGGGCGTCGCAGCCAGCCGAGGTAGCGGATCCGCACCCCGGCGCGCCGCAGCAGCGGAGCCAGTGCCTGGAACTGGGCCTGGGGGGCGGCGACGCTCAGCTCGACACCGGGGATCGCGGCCAGGCTGACCAGGTGTGCGGCGCCCGTCTCGGCGGTCAGTCGTCCTGCGTACAGCAGTCGCAGATGGCTCGTCGAGGAACGGGGCGGCCTGGCAGGCGGGGCGGTCAGCAGGTGGTCGGGGATGCCCCACGGGATGTGAGTGATCTTGCGGCGGTCGATCGGGGCGATCTTGAGCAGGAGGTCGGCCATCGCAGCGGTGGGCACCACGATGGAGTCGGCGGCCCGTGCGGTCTCGCGCAGGATCTGCATCTGGTCGCGGTGGGCCCTGGCACAGATCAGGTCGGCGCCGTGGACGAGGGCGATCCTCGGGTGCGCGGGCAGGACCCTGATCAGGGCCGGGGTGGCGCCGAATGTGAGGTGCTGCAGGTGCAGGACGCCGATCCGGGCCGGGTCGAGTGCGGCCGTGAGGACCCTGCGCAGGGCGAGGACGTAGCGGCCGAAGGCCGGGCCGTGAAGGCACTTGCCTGCCACCGACAGCAGTTCCAGTCCGCCCGGGAGGCGGAAGCGGGGGTTGGTGGGAGCAAGCATGAAGGCACGGGCCGGAATGAGGGGGCTCTCGCCGGTGTAGAGGCCGAGGTAGCGTTCGACGCTGCCGCCGGGGCTGCCTGCGGGCAGGTCCATGAAGGTCGCGGCCAGTGGCCGGGACGGTGGAGGGCCAGCGGGGTTCACCGGGTGTCCCCTTGGATCTCCTCGTACAGGCCGTACGGCCTGTCCGGGTTCCATGCGGCCGGCCCGGATTCTTGCGGGGCGGCGATGGCCTGATCGGCGTCGATGACGAGCGCGAACTCATGGAACGCCACGGTCGTGACCTCGTCGGAGGTGAGTTGTCGTCCTCGGCGAGCCTGCTGAGCGGCGCCGCGGGCCACGAGGGCTGCCCGCTCGATGTCGTCGAGGGGGTCGTCCTTCAGCACGGTCAGGATCTGCCGCCGGAGCGTCAACGCCCGCTCCCGGCGCTGGGTTCGAGCGGTGTGGCGACTGGCTCTCCAGGCTCGTCGGGTGCGGCCGCTGTAGGGGGCGTTAGTCCCACAGGCAGGCATGCTGTGGCGAGGAGCACCGCGCTGAGGCCGTAGGTCCGACCGTCGGAGGAGAATGCCGGTACAGATTCCGAGGCGTCGTCCACGGCTGCCTCGTCGAACAGCGCCCTGGCGGTCAGGGCCGGATTCTTGCGCAATGCGCCGTGTGTGAGCGCGGTGCCGCACGAGCCCTTGGCGGCTACTCCCGTGCCGAGCACGACTGCCGGGTCGTCATCGGCACGGTCGACCACGGCGGGGTGGTGGGGCCAGAAGGCCACCTGGTCGAGGAAGGCGGGGCTGATCGGGACGAGCGTCGTGTCGCCCGTCTCGGCTTCCTGGGGCTGCTCTGCGTCGGGCCCATAGAAGACAAGTCGTGCACCGCAGGCGGTGCCGCGGGGTCGCAGTGCAAGCAGCCGGGGCCGCGGGTAGAGCGGCACGACAATGGCCCCGGCGCGCAGAGCACCGAAACAGAGGGCGGGAAAGGCCGGGACATTGGGAAGTCTCATCCCCACGCGATCGCCGGGGCGCACGCCGTGGGCGAGCAGTCCGCCGGCCACTCGGGCGCTGAGCTCGTCCAGCTCGGCATAGCTCAGGACACTCTCGTCGACGCGCACCGCCGGTCGCTGTGGGTGTCGTTCGGCTGCTTGTGCCAGGACAGTGGCGAGATTGCTCACGTCAGTTCGCTTTCATGCACGCAGGTCTGATCTTTACGTGACGATCCTCGCAACAGGGACCTGCCGGACACCATGTCGGCATCGACACGGTTTTCTGTCCTCGTCGACAACGACCGTGCGGGGATTCAGTCGTTGGGGAGAAACCTGTGACTGACACTGCCCTAGGCTCGGCCACGTGCACGTGACAGCGTCCAGACGACTGGTGGCCGAACTGGCCAAAATCCTGCTCGGCAGGCTCGATGCCATCGCCGCGGAGATGGCCGAACTGACCTACGAGAACATTGAGTTCTACCGAACCATGGTGGTGCGCCCGGAGGACCTGCGCGCGTCCATGCGCCACAACTTCCATGGCTCCATCAGCTACCTGGCCGACCCCGACGCGCCGTCGATTGACCTGTCCGGGCCCGCGGAGACCGGCCGTAAACGCGCTCTGCAAAACGCGCCGTTGCCGGAGATCCTGCGTGCCTACCGCCTGGGCGCCCAACACCTCTGGGAGCAACTCCTCCATGAGGCCAGGAAGTTGGGCGGAGACGCGCCCGACGCGCTCCTGGAATCGGCGGGGCAGATTTGGGAGATCTCCGACGCGCAATCCTCGGTCCTCACCAACGCCTACCGGGAAACGCTCGCGGAACGGATGGTGGAGACCGACCGGCGCCGCTCCGCCCTGGTCGCCGAGCTGATCGACGGGCCCTCCTCGGACAGCGACACCATCTGGGAGGTCGCACGCATGCTCGACTTCCCGTTCCAGGGATCGTTTCTCGTGGTGACCGCCGAGGCGCTCACCGTCGGCGATCCGCCACTGCCGGGACTGGACAGCCAACTGCGCGCCCTCGACGTCGCATCGGCGTGGCGTGCGCAGCCGGGTTCCGAGACAGGGGTGCTCTCCTGCCCGCAACGGCAGCCCGTGGAACGGATCCTCGATGCCGTACGCGCCATCGCGACAGGCCGCGTGGGCGTGAGCCCACTCTACGACCGTCTCGACCAGACGAGCCGTGCGCTGCGGTACGCGCAAGTCGCAGCGCAGTCACTGTCCCCAGGCTCCGCGGCGGTGCGCCAGCTCGACGACACACCTCTGACGGAACTGGTGATGCACAACCTGGAAACCACTCAGCGCGCCGTCCACCGCATTCTCGGCGGCGTGCTCTCCCTGCCCGAGGATGACCGCACCACTCTGCTCGCCACCGCCCGAGCGTGGCTCGGAGCACACGGATCGGCGGCCGAGGCGGGACGGGCTCTGTACTGCCACCAGAACACGGTGCGCTACCGCATGCACCGCCTGGAGGAGTTCCTGCGCGGTCCCCTGGACGACCCGAGGATCGTCGCCGAACTCTCCATGGCACTCGACGCCGTGGGCACCTTCCCCACTCTCCTGGAGCAGCGCCCGTTACCGCTTGCTCCCTGACGGACCGATGCAGACCGGAGACCCACCCTGGACAGACGCCGGCTGCGCTGGCAGACCCACCGGGACAATGCCCATCGTGCAATTCAGTGCCTCCGCCGCCCAGGCGAGAGATGGGATCCCTTCCGGCTCAGCATGGCACTCCTGGGCGAACGCGCTGTGCGGGTCATCGTCCAGCCGGGAGGTGCTCGGGGTGCTGTGGGCCATCTGACCTTCCATGGTCGTCGTCTCCGCCCAGCCCACGTCGTGGTCCTTCCGCTGTGCGCTTTCGAGTCCGTCTTTCAGGCGGCGGCGGTGATGGTGACCTTTACGTGTTTCATCAGTGGTTGGTCGCTCTGGGTGCTGTAGTCGCCGATCGCGCACAGTACGTTCATCTCCGGCATGTAGCCGGCCGCGCAGCCGCGGGGGATGTCGTAGGGAATGGCCAGGTAGCCGTTGAGGTGACGGTGGCTTCCGTCCTTGGCGGTGCTGGTGATGTCGACCGGGTCGAGTTCGGACAGGCCCCGTTCCCGCATGTCGTCCTGGTTCATGAAGACGAGTGTGCGCAGGTTCTTGATGCCCCGGTAGCGGTCGTTGTCGGAGTAGATCGTCGTGTTCCACTGGTCGTGGGAACGCATGGTGCCCAGCGCCAGGGTGCCCGGGACGGGAACCACGTCGGGCAGAGTGGCGGTGGAGAACTCGGCGCGGCCCGTCGGGGTGAGGAAGACCAGTTCGCGGGCGGGCTGCTTGATCCGGAACCCGAGCGGCAGGCGCACCCGGCGGTTGCAGTCCTCGAAGCCGTCGAGGGCCTGGGCCATGGTGTCGCGGATGCGGTCGTAGTCCTCGATGTACCACTCCCAGGGCGTGTTGCTGTCCGGGAGGGCGGCGCGGGCCATGCCGGCGATGATGGCGGGCTCGGAGAGCAGGTGCGGCGAGGCGGGGCGTTTCATGCCGACGGAGAGATGGACCATGCTCATCGAGTCCTCGACCGAGGTGCTCTGGATGCCGCCTTTCTGGTGATCCTTCTCGGTCCGGCCCAGGCACGGCAGGATGAGCGCTCGCCGGCCGTGGACGAGGTGGCTGCGGTTCAGCTTGGTACTCACTTGGACGGTGAGGTCACACGTGCGCAGTGCCTCGTAGGTGTAGACGGTGTCGGGTGCGGCGAGGGCGAAGTTGCCGCCCATGCCGACGAACACCTTCACATCGCCGCGGTGCATCGCCTGGATGGTGACGACGGTGTCCAGGCCGTGCTCGCGGGGCGGGTCGATCTTGCAGACCTCGGCCAGGCGGTCCAGGAACTCCTCGGTGGGCCGGTGGTCGATGCCGCACGTCCGGTTGCCCTGGACATTGCTGTGTCCTCGTACCGGTGACGGTCCGGCTCCCTCCCGGCCCAGATTCCCGCGCAGGAGAAGGAGGTTGACGATCTCACGGACGGTGTCGACACCGTGTTCGTGCTGGCTGACGCCCAAGCACCAGCTGACGATGCTGCGGTCGGCGTCGCGGTAGACCTGGGCCGCTTTGAGGATGTCGTCCCGGCCGACACCGGACTGATGCTCGATCTCCTCCCAGGACGTGGCCTCGCACACCGCCCGGTACTCGTCGAAGTACGCCGTGTGGCGATCGATGAACTCCTGGTCCACGGCCTTGGGATCGGTTCCGGCCCACTCCAGGATCGCCTTGGCCATGCCTCGCAGGAGCGCCATGTCGCCGCCGATGCGGGGCTGAAGGTTCAGGGTGCTGGTGCGGGTCGCCTTGGAGAGGGCCATGTCCGTGAAGTCGTGCGGCACGATGGTGCGGGTGGCAGCTGCTTCGACCAGCGGGTTGACGTGCACGATCTGGGCGCCACGACGGTATGCCTCGGCGAGGGCGGTGAGCATCCTGGGCGCGTTCGAGGCGGCGTTGACGCCCATGATGAACAGGGCGTCGGTGGCTTCCCAGTCCTTGAGGTCGACGGTCCCCTTGCCGGTGCCCAAGGACGCCTGCATGGCGCGACCGCTGGCCTCGTGGCACATGTTCGAGCAGTCGGGCAGGTTGTTCGTGCCCAGTTCGCGGGCCATCAACTGGTACGGAAAGGTGGCTTCGTTCCCGAGGCGGCCGGAGGTGTAGAACGACGCCTGGTTCGGATCGTCCAGTTCACGCAGAGCCTGGCCGGCCAGCTCGAACGCGTCGTGCCAGCTGATGGGGACGTAGTGGTCCGACTCCGGGTCGTAGGCCATCGGTTCGGTCAGCCGGCCCCGGTCCTCCAGGTCGAAGTCGCTCCAGCCGGACAGCTCGGTCACCGAGTGGGCGGCGAAGAATTCGCGGCCCACTCGTTTGCGGGTCATCTCCCAGGTGACGTGCTTGATGCCGTTCTCGCAGATGTCCAGGTGAAGGCCCTTGGTGTCATCCGGCCAAGCGCATCCGGGGCAGTCGAAGCCCTTGTTCTCGTGGTTCATCCGCATGATCGCCCGTGGCCCGTCCACCAGCGCGCCCTCGCTCACCAGCACCCGGCTCACGCTCTTGGCGGCCCCCCAGCCCGCCGCGGGGTGATGGTAGGGGCTGAATCGCGGTTTCTCTGCAGGAACGGGTCCCACCCGGGGCTCCGGCTGTTGCTGGTCGTCATCGGAGGCGTTCAAAGGTCTCACCCCTTCGCGACCCGGGCGTGGGCCGATGGCCGTCACTGTTTTTCAGGCTATGCCGGTGGATCATGCGATGCCATGCGGTGGAGCGGCCGTGGTGCGGTAGGCCGCCTCGTACCCCGTGAAACGATCAGAGGTGGATCCTGTCCTTGATCTTTTCCAACCGCTCGTGGAACTCCTCGCGGTGTTCGGTGTGCTTCTGCCGCAGCAGTGGACACGGCACGCAGGGTCAGCCAGGCGGCCTTGCGGTCACGGTGCGCGCCCTCGCAGTGATCGCGTCGTGCACATCAAACCCAACGCGGCACCCAAGCAGGCCATCAACGAGGCCGCTACCGGGGTCACGACATCGCCTTAGAGGGCAACTGATCTGGTTTACAGGTGATTTGGGGTGTTCGCAGTGACTGTGGCGACGGCGGGTCGTTGCGTGTCTCGTGAGTTCTCGCCGCCCATATCGCAGTGACGTCTCTGATGCCCGCTGGGCGTTGATCGAGCCGGTGTTCGTGGCCTGGCGGGCCGCGCGTACCGGTCCGGGAACCGCGGCCCGGGTGCATGATCTGCGAGAGATCGTGAACGCCATCCTCTACGTCAACCGCACGGGTATCCCGTGGGAGTACCTGCCGCACGACTTCCCTCCATACAAGACCGTCTACGACTACTACGCGAAGTGGGAAGTGGACGGCACCACTCAGCGAGTGCACGATCTGCTGCGCGCCAAGGTGCGCCGTGCGCAGGGCCGGGCTGCGGCACCATCGGCTGCGGTGATCGATGCCCAGAGCGTAAAGACCTCCGCAAACGTCGCCGAGGCCAGTCAGGGCATCGACGCCGGCAAGAAGATCAAAGGACGTAAGCGTCACGTGGCTACCGACACACTCGGCCTGGTCCTGGCCGTCATCGTCACGGCCGCCTCGGTGCACGACTCCACCGGCGGAAAACGCCTACTCGACGAACTCGCCGCCTCACACCCCAACGTGACCAAAGTCTGGGCCGACGGCGGATACCAGAACAGCGTCTTCCAGCACGGAGCCGCAAGAGGAATCGACGTCGAGGTCGTGAAACGGCCCACCGCCAAAGGGTTCCAACCCCAGGCGAAACGTTGGGTGATCGAGCGAACGTTCGGCTGGCTGATGCAGCACCGGCGCCTCGTCCGAGACTATGAAGCTCTGCCCCAGCGATCCCGCGCCATGGTCCACTGGGCCATGGCTAACAAAACTAGTCGTGAGCTCACGGGAGAATCCACACCATCCTGGCGAATCGAAACCGACGAATCAGGCAGATCGACCTGAACGTTGATCAGATGCTCTCTTAGAGAGCCCGGCGGTAGGCGTCACTTGAGTCTTCTGGTGGTGGGTAGGTGTCCCAGCGGTAGCGCGGCGGACACGCGTGCGGAGCGTGACGGGTACGCATGGCCGCGCCCGGCTGATCCGTAGATCCTCGAACGTCGGCTGAAGCCTGGCCGGGCGGGCGGCTGCTGAAGGGTCAGACGGCGGGAACCGCCTGCGGATAGAGCACGCTCGGGTCGGCGGACAGGGCCGCCTTGAGCTGGACGCAGTTGTTGTCGGCGAGGATCTCCATCTTTCCGGCCTCGATACCGTCGAGGGCGGCGCGCACGACATCGGCGGGGTCGTTCTTCTCCACGTCCCACCCGGCCATCATGTCGGTGTCGGTGCTGGCCAGGTGCAGGCCCGTCACCGCGGTTCCCTGGCCCGCGAGTTCGAGGCGGATGCCGTTGGTGAGGCTCCACGCCGCCGCCTTCGCCGCGCTGTAGGCGTTGGCCCCGTCGTAGGCGAGCCAGGACATCGCCGACAGGACGTTGAGGATGGCCCCGCCGCCATTGGCGGCCAGGACGGGGGTGAACGCCCGGACCACGTTGAGGGTGCCGAAGTAGTTGGTGTCCATCTCCAGCCGGATCTTCTCGGGGTCCCCGGTGACGAGGTTCTGCTGGGTGAAGACGCCGGCATTGTTGATCAAGAGGGTGACGTCCGAGGCCGCGCCCGCCGCAGCGGCTACCGAAGCCGGATCGGTGATGTCGAGCCGCAGTACTTCCGCACCGGGGAGGTCGACGAGGCGGGGGGTGCGCGCGGTCGCGTAGACCTTGATGGCGCCCCGGTGCAGGAGCTGTTGGGCGAAGTGCCTGCCGATGCCGCGGTTGGCGCCGGTGACGAGGGCGACGGAACCGGTGATCTTCATGGGGAGTCTCCTGGCAGTGGTGAGGTGATTCCTGTCCGGGCTGTTCACGGGCTACGCTAGAACCTGACGTTGACGTCAGAGGCAAGGAATGTGATCCAGGTCATGGAGGGGACGTTGATGCGCATCGGTGAGCTGGCCTCAAGGGTGGGCGTGAGCGTGCGGGCACTGCGCTACTACGAAGAGCAGGACCTGCTGGCCTCGGCGCGCAGCCCCAGCGGGCAGCGGCAGTACCCGGACAGCGCGGTCGACCGCGTCCAGCTGATTCAGCAGCTGTACTCCGCAGGGCTGCCGAGCAGGGCGATCCTGGAACTGCTGCCGTGCGTCGAGACCGGTGACGTGACCCCCGCGCTGCTCGACCGGCTGTCGGCCGAGCGGGACCGCATCGATACGCAGGTCAGCACCCTGGTGAAAACCCGGGACCGGCTCGACGCCATCATCACCACAGCCTCCACAGCCAGGAGCGCGGGCCGGCCCTGCCCTCGTTGAGCAACGCGCCTTCCCCAGGCGTGCGGCAGTGCTTGTCCGCCCGACGCAGACGGACGCCCGTCAGCAGGCGTCACTCGAGTCTCTTGGTGGTGGACCGCTCGTCCCAGCGGTAGAGCGGGGTCGCGCGGCGGATGAGCATGCGGAGCGTGACGATTGCGGCGGACAGGTAGAGGTAGAAGTCCACAACGCACTGGCGCTTCCCAGTGCAGCGGCGGAGCTTGCCGAAGCCGTCCATCCATGCGTGGCTCCGCTCCACGACCTACCTCTTGCCGGCCTGGATCGGTGCGGGCACGCCCTTGCGGGTGATCTCGCCGGTGAAGCCCAGTTCCTCGAGCGCGGCTCGGGTCTTGTCACTGTCGTAGCCCCGGTCCAAGTTGACGTTGACCTGCTCGGGAAACACACCGACCTACTTCTTCGCGGCCTCCAGGGTGGGCACAAGCAGCGGGGAGTCATGACGGTTGGCCCCGGCCGAGACGAGACCGATCGG
Above is a genomic segment from Streptomyces sp. R21 containing:
- a CDS encoding PucR family transcriptional regulator; this encodes MHVTASRRLVAELAKILLGRLDAIAAEMAELTYENIEFYRTMVVRPEDLRASMRHNFHGSISYLADPDAPSIDLSGPAETGRKRALQNAPLPEILRAYRLGAQHLWEQLLHEARKLGGDAPDALLESAGQIWEISDAQSSVLTNAYRETLAERMVETDRRRSALVAELIDGPSSDSDTIWEVARMLDFPFQGSFLVVTAEALTVGDPPLPGLDSQLRALDVASAWRAQPGSETGVLSCPQRQPVERILDAVRAIATGRVGVSPLYDRLDQTSRALRYAQVAAQSLSPGSAAVRQLDDTPLTELVMHNLETTQRAVHRILGGVLSLPEDDRTTLLATARAWLGAHGSAAEAGRALYCHQNTVRYRMHRLEEFLRGPLDDPRIVAELSMALDAVGTFPTLLEQRPLPLAP
- a CDS encoding SDR family NAD(P)-dependent oxidoreductase, whose protein sequence is MPGVLQEKVAVITGGTSGIGLAIAHCFVREGARVFVTGRDIDRLEAAVKEIGPAATGVRSDVSVLADLDALYARVREEAGRIDVLVANAGIVADAALGAHTEANVDLTLAVNVKGPLFTVQKALPLLAENASILVIGSSNSVRPNEHLEVYSASKAALSNLVHNWARQSRERRFRVNVLSPGPTRTPALLRAAGPDVDRFAEAVVPLGRLADAEEIAEAALFLASDASSFVTGAELFADGGYTRA
- a CDS encoding FdhF/YdeP family oxidoreductase produces the protein MNASDDDQQQPEPRVGPVPAEKPRFSPYHHPAAGWGAAKSVSRVLVSEGALVDGPRAIMRMNHENKGFDCPGCAWPDDTKGLHLDICENGIKHVTWEMTRKRVGREFFAAHSVTELSGWSDFDLEDRGRLTEPMAYDPESDHYVPISWHDAFELAGQALRELDDPNQASFYTSGRLGNEATFPYQLMARELGTNNLPDCSNMCHEASGRAMQASLGTGKGTVDLKDWEATDALFIMGVNAASNAPRMLTALAEAYRRGAQIVHVNPLVEAAATRTIVPHDFTDMALSKATRTSTLNLQPRIGGDMALLRGMAKAILEWAGTDPKAVDQEFIDRHTAYFDEYRAVCEATSWEEIEHQSGVGRDDILKAAQVYRDADRSIVSWCLGVSQHEHGVDTVREIVNLLLLRGNLGREGAGPSPVRGHSNVQGNRTCGIDHRPTEEFLDRLAEVCKIDPPREHGLDTVVTIQAMHRGDVKVFVGMGGNFALAAPDTVYTYEALRTCDLTVQVSTKLNRSHLVHGRRALILPCLGRTEKDHQKGGIQSTSVEDSMSMVHLSVGMKRPASPHLLSEPAIIAGMARAALPDSNTPWEWYIEDYDRIRDTMAQALDGFEDCNRRVRLPLGFRIKQPARELVFLTPTGRAEFSTATLPDVVPVPGTLALGTMRSHDQWNTTIYSDNDRYRGIKNLRTLVFMNQDDMRERGLSELDPVDITSTAKDGSHRHLNGYLAIPYDIPRGCAAGYMPEMNVLCAIGDYSTQSDQPLMKHVKVTITAAA
- a CDS encoding TetR/AcrR family transcriptional regulator, whose amino-acid sequence is MPRPRAFDERQVLERAREQFWATGYAGTRMDDIAQATGLGKGSLYGAFGDKGKLFHRVFGDWCTAVVEVAEGRLAGGPDAEALARLSGYVHLMAENTASDAERRGCLLAKGAAELAQHDPTVAGRSAETMTALLTLLRTEISAAQRHGDIDSAADPERLAALLLTVVRGIEAVGKAGLDPETLRNIADTALAVLPMPEGQKRLATGRSPAREN
- a CDS encoding IS5 family transposase; translated protein: MSSRRPYRSDVSDARWALIEPVFVAWRAARTGPGTAARVHDLREIVNAILYVNRTGIPWEYLPHDFPPYKTVYDYYAKWEVDGTTQRVHDLLRAKVRRAQGRAAAPSAAVIDAQSVKTSANVAEASQGIDAGKKIKGRKRHVATDTLGLVLAVIVTAASVHDSTGGKRLLDELAASHPNVTKVWADGGYQNSVFQHGAARGIDVEVVKRPTAKGFQPQAKRWVIERTFGWLMQHRRLVRDYEALPQRSRAMVHWAMANKTSRELTGESTPSWRIETDESGRST
- a CDS encoding glycosyltransferase family 4 protein gives rise to the protein MDLPAGSPGGSVERYLGLYTGESPLIPARAFMLAPTNPRFRLPGGLELLSVAGKCLHGPAFGRYVLALRRVLTAALDPARIGVLHLQHLTFGATPALIRVLPAHPRIALVHGADLICARAHRDQMQILRETARAADSIVVPTAAMADLLLKIAPIDRRKITHIPWGIPDHLLTAPPARPPRSSTSHLRLLYAGRLTAETGAAHLVSLAAIPGVELSVAAPQAQFQALAPLLRRAGVRIRYLGWLRRPQLWRAFTEHDVLVKPALALEAMGLVTLEAQACGLPVLYQPVPGLTETLAGSGMATDFTRTAPLARDLERLRTAPGLLPALRQAGYANAARYPLSTTARTLDELGCQLT
- a CDS encoding AMP-binding protein translates to MSNLATVLAQAAERHPQRPAVRVDESVLSYAELDELSARVAGGLLAHGVRPGDRVGMRLPNVPAFPALCFGALRAGAIVVPLYPRPRLLALRPRGTACGARLVFYGPDAEQPQEAETGDTTLVPISPAFLDQVAFWPHHPAVVDRADDDPAVVLGTGVAAKGSCGTALTHGALRKNPALTARALFDEAAVDDASESVPAFSSDGRTYGLSAVLLATACLPVGLTPPTAAAPDEPGEPVATPLEPSAGSGR